A genomic region of Methanosarcina thermophila TM-1 contains the following coding sequences:
- a CDS encoding Sjogren's syndrome/scleroderma autoantigen 1 family protein, whose product MDSEKDKKVKRIARFLEIGGTMLAEHCKVCGAPKFRYQGKVICPICDVPEEEEAQEPALDAQAPESRSYTEKDRSSFETKKRIQAHRQKPRFGLRTSEAAVEEEKAIESPEEEISRAPQEKEETENTIPVTPVASVTPAAQAVPTGRVEKLAASSKVSVTHGDRKILEDLLFKKMINIADSLQDETDPRSIAEDLGLIEKGLGLIERLRQL is encoded by the coding sequence ATGGATTCTGAAAAAGATAAAAAAGTAAAGCGAATAGCACGTTTCCTCGAAATCGGAGGAACAATGCTTGCTGAGCATTGTAAAGTTTGTGGAGCCCCAAAATTCCGTTATCAAGGTAAAGTAATTTGCCCTATATGTGATGTCCCGGAAGAGGAAGAAGCTCAAGAACCAGCCTTAGATGCCCAGGCTCCTGAGTCCAGATCGTACACAGAAAAAGACAGATCTTCTTTTGAGACCAAGAAAAGAATCCAGGCTCACAGGCAAAAACCTCGTTTTGGGCTGAGAACCTCGGAAGCTGCTGTAGAAGAGGAAAAAGCTATCGAGTCACCAGAAGAGGAGATTTCCAGGGCACCTCAAGAAAAAGAAGAAACAGAAAATACAATTCCTGTAACTCCTGTGGCTTCTGTAACACCTGCAGCCCAGGCAGTACCCACAGGAAGAGTGGAAAAACTGGCTGCCTCATCGAAAGTATCCGTAACTCACGGAGACCGGAAAATACTGGAAGACCTTCTCTTTAAAAAGATGATCAATATTGCAGATTCCCTCCAGGATGAAACCGATCCGCGCAGTATTGCCGAGGATTTAGGGCTAATTGAAAAAGGACTTGGGCTT